A stretch of the Bacillus sp. B-jedd genome encodes the following:
- the pta gene encoding phosphate acetyltransferase, whose translation MSDLFSNIKQKITGHNLRIVFPEGYDERVLRAAGRLAAEGIITPVLIGNIEQVQESARKLDVSLEAAEIYDPANYLMMDELVAAFVDRRKGKATEEDARKLLLDENYFGTMLVYLNKANGLVSGASHSTADTVRPALQIIKTKEGVKKTSGVFLMVRGDEQYVFADCAINIAPDSQDLAEIAIESARTAMMFDIEPRVAMLSFSTKGSARSPETEKVMAAVEEAKRRDPLLIIDGEFQFDAAFVPEVAVAKAPDSVLQGNANVFVFPSLEAGNIGYKIAQRLGGFEAVGPLLQGLNRPVNDLSRGCSTDDVYNLALLTAAQTLR comes from the coding sequence GTGAGCGATTTATTTTCGAATATTAAGCAGAAAATAACGGGCCATAATTTGAGGATTGTTTTTCCTGAAGGCTACGACGAAAGGGTTCTCCGCGCGGCGGGGCGTCTTGCCGCGGAGGGGATCATTACTCCGGTCCTGATCGGCAATATCGAGCAGGTTCAAGAAAGCGCCAGGAAGCTTGATGTCTCCCTTGAAGCTGCAGAAATTTATGACCCAGCCAATTACTTGATGATGGACGAGCTGGTCGCGGCTTTTGTCGACCGCCGGAAAGGAAAAGCCACCGAAGAGGATGCCCGGAAATTGCTTCTGGACGAAAACTATTTCGGGACCATGCTTGTTTACTTGAATAAAGCGAACGGGCTCGTAAGCGGCGCCTCCCATTCGACAGCTGATACCGTCAGGCCCGCGCTGCAAATCATTAAAACAAAGGAAGGCGTCAAGAAGACTTCCGGTGTATTCCTGATGGTCCGCGGTGATGAACAGTATGTATTTGCCGATTGTGCGATCAATATTGCCCCAGACAGCCAGGATCTTGCCGAAATTGCCATCGAAAGCGCCAGGACAGCAATGATGTTTGATATCGAACCTCGTGTGGCAATGCTGAGCTTTTCGACAAAAGGCTCCGCAAGATCACCTGAGACGGAAAAGGTAATGGCTGCTGTCGAGGAAGCGAAGAGGCGCGACCCGCTCCTTATCATTGATGGCGAGTTCCAATTTGACGCCGCGTTTGTTCCGGAAGTGGCCGTAGCAAAAGCTCCGGATTCAGTTTTGCAGGGAAATGCCAATGTTTTCGTTTTTCCTAGCCTTGAAGCCGGTAATATTGGCTATAAAATTGCCCAGCGTCTTGGCGGCTTTGAAGCGGTCGGCCCGCTGCTGCAAGGGCTCAACCGCCCTGTCAATGACCTGTCGCGCGGATGCAGCACGGATGATGTGTATAATCTCGCGCTTCTCACTGCCGCACAGACATTGAGGTAG
- the hemQ gene encoding hydrogen peroxide-dependent heme synthase translates to MNEAAKTLDGWYCLHDFRSIDWTTWKMTPADERQAAIDEFKGLVEKWNATMENKEGSHALYTIVGQKADFMMMILRPTMEELNEIETEFNKSKLAEYTIPAHSYVSVVELSNYLNDGENPYENPHVRARLYPMLPKAKYVCFYPMDKRRQGNDNWYMLPMEDRKKLMYSHGMIGRQYAGKVKQIITGSVGFDDYEWGVTLFSDDVLQFKKLVYEMRFDEVSARYGEFGSFFVGNLLAEDKIDSFLAV, encoded by the coding sequence ATGAATGAAGCTGCAAAAACGCTTGATGGCTGGTACTGCCTTCATGATTTCAGGAGTATAGATTGGACAACCTGGAAGATGACGCCTGCTGATGAGCGCCAGGCTGCAATCGATGAATTCAAGGGCCTGGTTGAAAAGTGGAATGCCACGATGGAGAACAAGGAAGGCAGCCATGCGTTGTATACGATTGTCGGTCAGAAAGCCGATTTCATGATGATGATTCTGCGTCCGACGATGGAGGAATTGAATGAAATAGAGACAGAATTCAATAAATCCAAGCTGGCTGAATACACTATTCCGGCACATTCTTATGTGTCTGTTGTGGAATTGAGCAATTATCTGAATGACGGGGAAAACCCTTATGAGAACCCGCATGTCCGCGCGCGTCTTTACCCAATGCTGCCAAAGGCGAAGTATGTTTGCTTCTATCCGATGGACAAGCGCCGCCAGGGCAATGACAACTGGTACATGCTTCCGATGGAAGACCGCAAGAAGCTTATGTACAGCCACGGGATGATCGGCCGCCAGTACGCCGGCAAAGTGAAGCAAATCATCACCGGTTCGGTTGGATTCGACGATTACGAGTGGGGTGTCACGCTCTTCTCTGATGATGTCCTTCAGTTCAAAAAGCTTGTTTACGAAATGCGTTTTGATGAAGTGAGCGCGCGTTACGGCGAATTTGGCTCTTTCTTCGTCGGCAACCTTTTGGCCGAGGACAAGATTGATTCCTTCCTGGCAGTTTAA
- the gerQ gene encoding spore coat protein GerQ — translation MNPYGYNTGQQQGFQPYSEPARQVPGQQQGFGQQGLGGGQMGGGVPTYSGGPSGLGFPQGTPSTGPQIPGMLPLEQSYVENILRLNRGKLATVYMTFEGTRDNQKRQQVFKGIIEAAGRDHLILSDPQTGMRYLLLMVYLDYVTFDEEIEYEYPFQGGGAGLSSFPPR, via the coding sequence ATGAATCCATATGGGTATAACACCGGCCAGCAGCAAGGATTCCAGCCATATTCCGAGCCTGCCCGCCAGGTTCCGGGACAGCAGCAAGGCTTCGGGCAGCAGGGTCTTGGTGGAGGGCAGATGGGGGGAGGGGTGCCTACCTATTCCGGAGGGCCTTCAGGCTTAGGCTTTCCGCAAGGTACACCATCAACGGGTCCGCAAATCCCCGGCATGCTGCCGCTTGAGCAGTCGTATGTAGAAAACATCCTCAGGCTTAATAGAGGAAAGCTGGCGACCGTTTATATGACTTTCGAAGGGACGAGGGATAACCAGAAAAGGCAGCAGGTCTTTAAAGGTATCATCGAAGCTGCCGGGAGGGACCACCTCATCCTAAGTGATCCGCAAACCGGCATGCGCTACCTGCTTTTGATGGTCTACCTTGATTATGTCACCTTTGATGAAGAAATCGAATATGAATATCCGTTCCAGGGAGGCGGCGCCGGTCTGAGTTCTTTTCCGCCGCGCTAA
- a CDS encoding DUF423 domain-containing protein, protein MKTFIIIGAINAFLAVALGAFGAHGLEGKLPAKYLETWKTGVTYQMFHATGLLVIGLLLGKVPASSLFSTAGWLMLVGIILFSGSLYVLSLTKISVLGAITPLGGVAFLAAWVLIIIGATKYL, encoded by the coding sequence ATGAAAACATTTATTATCATAGGAGCGATTAATGCATTCTTGGCGGTGGCGTTGGGCGCTTTCGGCGCGCACGGCCTTGAAGGAAAGCTTCCGGCGAAATACTTGGAGACGTGGAAGACGGGTGTTACATACCAAATGTTCCATGCGACAGGCCTTCTGGTCATTGGTCTTTTGCTTGGAAAGGTTCCCGCCAGTTCCCTATTTTCAACCGCAGGCTGGCTGATGCTTGTGGGCATCATTTTGTTCAGCGGAAGCCTTTATGTTTTGAGTTTGACGAAAATCAGCGTCCTTGGCGCGATTACACCGCTTGGAGGAGTCGCCTTTCTTGCGGCATGGGTATTGATCATTATAGGTGCAACAAAGTATTTATAG
- a CDS encoding YwdI family protein, whose translation MNIHIQTLLAKMGEELALAKSAGKEELLREKISSIKTLCEVILEEGKGSISQPSLTEARREIPLVHVPGSQDPKLEESDGANGDSIFDF comes from the coding sequence TTGAACATACATATCCAGACGCTTTTGGCAAAAATGGGTGAAGAGCTCGCGCTGGCAAAGTCGGCAGGAAAAGAGGAGTTGCTCAGGGAGAAGATTTCTTCGATTAAAACCTTGTGTGAGGTGATCCTTGAAGAAGGGAAGGGCAGCATTTCACAACCGTCCTTGACAGAAGCACGGCGGGAAATTCCGCTTGTCCATGTGCCAGGCAGCCAAGATCCGAAGCTTGAGGAAAGTGACGGAGCAAACGGCGATTCAATTTTTGATTTTTAG
- a CDS encoding uracil-DNA glycosylase produces the protein MLENNLPPSWSELLGPEFEKDYFQKLREFLIEEYRAKTIFPEYRDIFNALMLTGYDDVKAVILGQDPYHGPGQAHGLSFSVKPGINPPPSLKNIFKELCSDLGIETPDHGYLVKWAQQGVLLLNTVLTVRQGEANSHHGKGWEQFTDRVITLLNERDKPVVFILWGKPAQAKMDLIDTARHRVITSPHPSPFSARKGFFGSQPFSKTNELLKTMGQEEIDWELPPLELVEEIILPQHS, from the coding sequence ATGCTTGAGAACAATTTGCCGCCAAGCTGGTCAGAGCTGCTTGGACCGGAATTTGAAAAAGATTATTTCCAAAAATTGCGGGAATTTTTGATAGAGGAATATCGTGCGAAAACAATATTCCCTGAGTATCGGGATATATTCAATGCACTAATGCTGACAGGGTATGATGATGTGAAGGCGGTCATCCTCGGGCAGGATCCGTACCATGGCCCGGGGCAGGCGCATGGGCTAAGCTTTTCGGTTAAACCGGGCATCAATCCGCCGCCATCATTGAAAAATATTTTTAAGGAGCTATGCAGCGACCTGGGAATTGAGACGCCGGACCATGGTTATCTCGTCAAATGGGCCCAACAGGGCGTCCTGCTCCTCAATACCGTCCTGACCGTAAGGCAGGGGGAAGCAAATTCCCATCACGGTAAAGGGTGGGAGCAGTTCACCGACCGGGTAATCACCCTGCTGAACGAACGGGACAAGCCAGTTGTGTTCATCCTTTGGGGAAAGCCGGCCCAAGCGAAAATGGATTTGATTGATACAGCCCGTCACCGGGTCATCACCTCCCCGCACCCAAGCCCTTTTTCAGCAAGGAAAGGGTTCTTTGGAAGCCAGCCTTTTTCAAAAACGAATGAGCTGCTGAAAACGATGGGACAGGAAGAAATCGACTGGGAACTCCCTCCGCTCGAATTAGTAGAGGAAATCATACTGCCGCAGCATTCGTGA
- a CDS encoding general stress protein: MYKVDVVENGVQARDKLSLLATEGYTKDEVYLFAHDKDREEDLADALDAGDVGMKEQGLINTVTNVFKKRGDELRAQFESLGLSADEAAQYEKELDKGRLVLVACKK, translated from the coding sequence ATGTATAAAGTTGATGTTGTTGAAAATGGCGTCCAGGCAAGGGACAAGCTTTCGTTATTGGCTACGGAAGGGTACACGAAAGATGAAGTATACCTTTTTGCCCATGATAAAGACCGTGAGGAAGATTTGGCGGATGCGCTTGATGCCGGTGATGTCGGCATGAAGGAGCAAGGGCTGATCAACACAGTCACAAATGTTTTCAAAAAACGCGGAGACGAGCTCCGCGCGCAATTCGAATCTCTTGGACTGTCAGCCGATGAGGCGGCCCAGTACGAAAAAGAATTGGACAAAGGGCGCCTAGTTCTCGTTGCCTGCAAGAAATAA
- a CDS encoding molecular chaperone TorD family protein, translated as MNNIQEEQQGLIAMADLFTAIWMGEWNTYEDFFQSIPVEFHGELPFHGHYNREEADLWLQNHFSIPGEHFISPYYSSYRAPGQDEEVKRNSLLRLIGMYERTGYYFPLEKEIYPDHIAALTGFAASILKEEAKAAEQEDKEYLDQLGKLKRDVVEIYLAPLVSSIKVAAQGKVNNPFVDQFVLSVSEFVEKDLLAEHN; from the coding sequence ATGAACAACATACAGGAAGAACAGCAGGGGCTCATCGCCATGGCCGATCTTTTCACAGCCATCTGGATGGGAGAATGGAACACATACGAGGATTTCTTCCAATCCATCCCGGTCGAGTTTCACGGCGAGCTCCCATTTCACGGCCATTATAACCGGGAAGAAGCCGATCTTTGGCTTCAAAATCATTTCAGCATCCCGGGGGAGCATTTCATCTCCCCATACTATTCAAGCTACCGTGCGCCTGGACAGGATGAAGAAGTGAAAAGGAACAGCCTCCTCCGCCTCATCGGAATGTACGAAAGAACAGGCTATTATTTCCCGCTTGAAAAGGAGATTTATCCTGACCATATAGCTGCCCTTACCGGCTTTGCCGCCTCTATACTGAAGGAGGAAGCGAAAGCGGCCGAGCAGGAAGACAAGGAATATCTTGACCAGCTGGGAAAGCTGAAGCGGGACGTTGTTGAAATATACCTGGCCCCACTTGTTTCATCCATTAAGGTGGCCGCACAAGGAAAAGTTAATAATCCTTTTGTGGATCAATTTGTTTTGTCAGTTTCAGAGTTTGTGGAGAAAGACCTTTTGGCAGAGCATAATTAA
- a CDS encoding molybdopterin-dependent oxidoreductase yields the protein MNRRGFLKALGTFGAVAVVGPAFIGPIKQVLGGVWVDTPHGIGTEYQDYSAEDIIFTSCQQCNASCTIKTFIMPGNPSGPYSSIVRKIAGNQYSPLNMVPYGHINYDTPLEQAIKGTGEVAKMGRGFRGARTCLKGQAGIQTGYDAFRVQKPLRRVGERGSGVWKTISWEAAYKEILEGSAAIGTPGLKGIWAYAPEEQVMGDWEKVQNGEMDKAAFEQKYKDVLIDPNHPDLGPKSNQIAVMAGHRREFIERLTNGSIGTANFYDHGGYCGITSVMGNARSFDAEKPKKRMIPDYENAEYVLVWGTNPMTANRGPTTFAPQITNAIQRGMKMVVIDPRFSKTAEKAHQWIPVKPGGDGALAMGMCRWIIENRRYDEMYLRNPNKETANIYGEATWSDASYLVNVGDKKRPFLRAADLGLGGEEYIVLENGKPVPHTAAKIGDLEVDTIINGLKVKSVFTLFKEKAFEKSMSEYAEICDVPEEQIVQLAREFTSHGKKAAIHSYRGPAMHTNGYYSVRAINMLNHLIGNHDWKGGDTSLSAKFKAVEGRYDLASVPKANKSWGIPVTRHKVPYEKTSLFKKDGYPAKRPWYPIGNKLINDVLPSSAEGYPYKIKALLINRTSPIMAGPRSEMQKELLKDPKVVELVVSSDIVIGESTKYADFILPDLSYLESWNAEDIFPIIKYKFAGVVQPVTRIVPNARPTEQVYIDLLKGMGLPGVGDNAFADGTGLHTPEDYYLKRIANIAFDGKKPVNDASTEELAIFEKARKKALGKYFDINLLKNAVKPEEWKKVVYVLNRGGRFEQPGDEYIGNHLKYQWGNQVYFYDEKVAGFKSAYTGKFFEGVPIVDEIRQYNGEIYKPDMPFQFINWKSRNMGTHRTEGNAWLREVRAENYVWINPADAGKKGIKTGDDIYLFSNSAKVKTVALVTPGIKPGVIGANFSFGHYAYGSDTVKIDGEKIKPAEKYSHLPFETNKPMQEETGYAPARGKGFSVNALADRDGSYFEGYLADLIVGGPAQQDVYVDVKKA from the coding sequence ATGAATCGGAGAGGATTTTTAAAAGCGCTCGGTACATTCGGGGCAGTAGCGGTTGTCGGCCCGGCATTCATCGGGCCTATCAAGCAGGTGCTGGGCGGTGTGTGGGTTGACACTCCGCATGGCATCGGCACCGAATACCAGGATTACAGCGCTGAAGATATTATTTTTACCTCATGCCAGCAATGCAATGCCAGCTGCACCATTAAAACATTTATCATGCCGGGCAACCCATCAGGGCCTTATTCTTCAATAGTCAGGAAAATCGCGGGAAACCAATACAGCCCTTTGAATATGGTCCCGTATGGCCATATCAATTACGATACTCCGCTTGAACAGGCTATTAAAGGCACTGGGGAAGTAGCGAAAATGGGACGCGGCTTCCGCGGCGCGCGCACTTGCCTGAAGGGGCAGGCGGGAATTCAGACAGGTTACGATGCTTTCCGCGTCCAAAAACCGCTTCGCAGAGTCGGAGAACGGGGAAGCGGCGTCTGGAAAACAATTAGCTGGGAAGCGGCATATAAGGAAATCCTTGAAGGAAGCGCTGCTATCGGCACCCCAGGCTTAAAGGGCATTTGGGCGTATGCACCCGAAGAGCAGGTAATGGGAGATTGGGAGAAGGTCCAGAATGGGGAAATGGACAAAGCTGCATTTGAACAAAAATACAAAGACGTTCTCATTGATCCAAACCATCCCGATCTTGGGCCAAAATCGAACCAAATTGCTGTCATGGCCGGCCATCGCCGGGAATTTATTGAACGGCTGACAAACGGAAGCATCGGAACCGCGAATTTCTATGACCACGGCGGCTATTGCGGAATAACAAGTGTCATGGGGAATGCGCGCTCCTTCGATGCGGAAAAGCCGAAGAAGCGGATGATCCCGGATTATGAAAATGCGGAATATGTCCTTGTCTGGGGAACGAACCCGATGACAGCGAACAGGGGGCCTACCACGTTCGCACCGCAAATAACGAATGCGATTCAGCGCGGCATGAAGATGGTCGTCATCGATCCCCGTTTTAGCAAAACTGCTGAAAAAGCCCATCAGTGGATCCCGGTGAAACCGGGCGGCGACGGGGCGCTCGCCATGGGCATGTGCCGCTGGATCATTGAAAACCGGCGCTATGATGAAATGTACCTAAGGAATCCGAATAAGGAAACAGCCAATATTTATGGCGAGGCTACCTGGAGTGATGCTTCCTATCTTGTAAATGTAGGCGATAAAAAACGCCCGTTCCTGCGGGCGGCGGATCTCGGGCTTGGCGGGGAAGAATACATCGTCCTCGAAAACGGCAAGCCTGTTCCGCACACAGCCGCTAAAATCGGTGATCTAGAAGTCGATACAATCATTAATGGACTGAAAGTGAAATCAGTTTTCACCCTGTTTAAGGAAAAAGCTTTTGAAAAATCGATGAGTGAATATGCGGAGATCTGTGATGTGCCTGAAGAGCAGATTGTCCAGCTCGCCCGGGAGTTCACTTCCCATGGCAAAAAGGCCGCCATCCATTCCTACCGCGGTCCGGCCATGCATACGAACGGCTATTACAGTGTTCGGGCCATCAATATGCTGAACCATCTGATCGGAAACCACGACTGGAAGGGCGGCGACACTTCCCTCAGCGCGAAATTCAAGGCTGTTGAAGGAAGATATGACCTTGCCTCTGTTCCGAAAGCGAATAAATCGTGGGGCATTCCAGTGACAAGGCATAAGGTTCCTTATGAAAAGACCTCTCTTTTCAAAAAGGACGGATATCCTGCGAAACGCCCGTGGTACCCGATCGGGAATAAACTCATTAATGATGTGCTGCCAAGTTCGGCTGAAGGCTATCCTTACAAAATCAAGGCATTGCTCATCAACCGGACATCTCCAATCATGGCGGGTCCGCGTTCTGAAATGCAGAAGGAACTATTAAAAGATCCGAAGGTAGTCGAGCTTGTTGTTTCCTCTGATATTGTGATCGGCGAATCAACGAAGTACGCGGATTTCATTTTGCCGGATTTGTCTTATCTTGAAAGCTGGAATGCGGAAGACATCTTCCCGATCATTAAGTATAAATTTGCCGGGGTCGTCCAGCCGGTAACAAGAATTGTCCCTAATGCCCGTCCGACTGAACAGGTTTATATTGATTTGCTGAAAGGAATGGGGCTGCCAGGAGTGGGGGATAATGCCTTTGCGGACGGAACCGGACTCCATACCCCGGAAGATTACTATCTGAAGCGGATTGCCAATATTGCATTTGATGGAAAGAAGCCTGTGAATGACGCGAGCACGGAAGAATTGGCCATTTTTGAAAAAGCGCGAAAGAAGGCACTTGGAAAATACTTTGATATCAATCTTCTTAAAAATGCCGTCAAGCCTGAAGAATGGAAGAAGGTCGTTTATGTCCTGAACCGCGGCGGCCGTTTCGAGCAGCCAGGGGATGAATATATCGGGAACCACCTGAAATACCAGTGGGGGAATCAAGTATATTTCTATGATGAAAAAGTTGCCGGCTTCAAGAGTGCTTATACAGGCAAGTTCTTTGAAGGCGTGCCGATTGTCGATGAAATCAGGCAGTATAATGGGGAAATCTATAAACCAGACATGCCGTTCCAGTTCATCAACTGGAAATCCCGCAATATGGGAACGCACCGGACAGAAGGCAATGCCTGGCTCCGTGAAGTCCGCGCTGAAAACTATGTATGGATCAACCCAGCTGATGCCGGCAAAAAAGGCATCAAGACAGGCGATGATATTTACCTTTTCTCTAATAGCGCAAAAGTGAAAACAGTCGCCCTTGTCACCCCGGGCATCAAACCGGGGGTCATCGGAGCGAACTTCAGCTTCGGGCATTATGCCTATGGCTCGGACACTGTTAAAATTGACGGTGAAAAGATAAAACCTGCTGAAAAGTACAGCCACCTGCCATTTGAGACGAACAAGCCGATGCAGGAAGAAACAGGCTATGCGCCAGCGCGCGGGAAAGGATTTTCCGTCAATGCGCTCGCAGACAGGGACGGCAGCTATTTCGAAGGCTATCTCGCCGATTTGATTGTCGGCGGGCCGGCCCAGCAGGATGTATATGTGGATGTGAAAAAGGCATAG
- the nrfD gene encoding NrfD/PsrC family molybdoenzyme membrane anchor subunit, translating into MELNLSHTKLQQPRKGKMGTLEKVWWTGLMAVFAIGIYSIIKGYLLEGMTSTYLSNTVPWGGWVAFYIYFIGMSAGSFLLSTLVYGFGMHQYEKIGRSALLSAIVSMITAMTFIFLDIGRPDHILNSVIYWNVTSTMSWEIHFYIVYILLLVTELYLSMRKDLVRLSDGAGWKGKLYSLLVFKKKDWSEEDLKRDRKLLKILGIIGIPLAIFGVHGGTGSIFAVLKARPFLNSGLFPMIFILSALVSGTALAIAIYVIKSKVQKKPVDIPMVRSLGGMLALFLAIELAMEWYEFLIGVYGLQHEELATIGLMTGGPWWWSFWLFQMGLAMFFPLIVLLIKKTRTSVNWILAAAIMTIIGVVGVRFNMVVPSLIVPQLNGLPEGNYYPNLSEWLTTFGLIAMCLIIYTMGEKLFPIEEESSESDVIPNE; encoded by the coding sequence ATGGAGCTCAATCTTTCACATACAAAGCTTCAACAGCCCAGGAAAGGCAAAATGGGCACTCTCGAAAAAGTCTGGTGGACCGGACTTATGGCTGTCTTTGCAATCGGGATTTATTCAATCATTAAAGGCTACTTGCTCGAAGGGATGACCTCGACCTATTTATCGAATACCGTTCCTTGGGGCGGCTGGGTAGCGTTTTATATTTATTTTATCGGGATGAGCGCGGGGTCATTTTTGCTATCAACCCTCGTTTATGGTTTCGGTATGCACCAATATGAAAAAATCGGCCGGTCGGCATTGCTCTCAGCCATTGTCAGCATGATTACGGCGATGACCTTCATTTTCCTTGATATTGGACGTCCGGACCATATTCTCAATTCGGTTATTTATTGGAATGTAACGAGTACGATGTCATGGGAAATCCATTTTTACATTGTCTATATCCTGCTTCTCGTAACAGAGCTGTATCTATCGATGCGAAAGGATCTTGTCAGACTTTCTGATGGTGCCGGGTGGAAGGGAAAGCTCTACAGCCTGCTGGTTTTTAAAAAGAAAGATTGGTCTGAAGAAGATTTGAAGCGTGACCGAAAGCTTTTGAAAATCCTTGGCATCATTGGAATCCCGCTGGCGATTTTCGGGGTCCATGGCGGAACCGGCTCGATTTTCGCGGTATTGAAAGCAAGACCGTTCCTCAATTCGGGGCTGTTTCCAATGATTTTCATTCTTTCCGCGCTAGTCTCGGGAACGGCACTGGCCATCGCCATTTATGTCATTAAAAGCAAGGTGCAAAAGAAGCCGGTCGATATCCCAATGGTGCGCTCGCTCGGCGGGATGCTTGCTTTATTCCTGGCGATAGAACTTGCGATGGAATGGTATGAATTTTTGATCGGTGTCTATGGCCTTCAGCATGAGGAACTGGCTACGATCGGCCTGATGACAGGAGGCCCATGGTGGTGGAGCTTCTGGCTGTTCCAGATGGGGCTCGCGATGTTTTTCCCGCTTATCGTTCTGCTGATTAAAAAAACACGCACCTCAGTGAATTGGATCCTTGCTGCTGCAATCATGACGATTATCGGCGTCGTCGGCGTCAGGTTCAATATGGTCGTGCCAAGCTTGATTGTGCCGCAGTTAAACGGGCTTCCTGAAGGGAATTACTATCCGAATCTTTCGGAATGGCTGACAACATTCGGGCTGATCGCGATGTGCCTGATCATCTACACAATGGGGGAAAAACTTTTCCCGATTGAAGAAGAATCCAGTGAAAGTGACGTGATTCCAAATGAGTAA
- a CDS encoding 4Fe-4S dicluster domain-containing protein translates to MGLLSKFTPDVKDFTKMVDKILPDAVKELDKSPYDTKLGVNMARDARKVLNGSLKIDEFHKIYSASLIGEFGNHFSAAPSAPKDKKYTGPKWGMVIDLQKCVGCDTCTVSCKAENRTPPGMSYNVVLEELIGDYPNLAVVNLPRPCMQCDKPACAQVCPTRATFKMENGIVAIDNDRCIGCRYCMVACPYGARSYDFGNSYEQEMVGFDDVTSPEYGMDRGSRGKKKIPEGTVRKCSFCFHRLERGEEPACVETCIGDARYFGDFNDPNSTVSKLAASPRAFRLKEELGTQPRVVYLK, encoded by the coding sequence ATGGGATTGTTATCAAAATTCACCCCTGATGTGAAAGATTTCACCAAAATGGTTGATAAAATTTTGCCTGATGCCGTAAAGGAACTTGATAAGTCACCGTACGACACGAAGCTTGGCGTGAATATGGCGAGGGATGCAAGAAAAGTCTTGAATGGATCCTTGAAAATCGACGAGTTCCATAAAATCTATTCCGCATCCCTGATCGGCGAATTCGGAAACCATTTTTCGGCAGCCCCTTCGGCACCGAAAGACAAAAAGTATACAGGGCCGAAATGGGGGATGGTCATCGACCTGCAGAAATGTGTGGGCTGCGATACATGTACCGTTTCTTGCAAGGCAGAAAACAGGACGCCCCCGGGTATGTCCTACAATGTCGTCCTTGAAGAACTGATTGGCGACTATCCTAATCTCGCTGTCGTAAACCTTCCGCGGCCATGCATGCAATGCGACAAGCCGGCATGCGCGCAAGTATGCCCGACGAGGGCGACATTTAAAATGGAAAACGGCATTGTCGCCATTGACAATGACCGCTGCATCGGCTGCCGCTATTGCATGGTAGCCTGCCCGTACGGCGCGCGGTCGTACGATTTCGGCAATAGCTATGAACAGGAAATGGTTGGCTTTGATGATGTGACAAGCCCCGAATACGGAATGGACCGCGGCAGCAGGGGTAAGAAGAAAATTCCGGAAGGGACCGTCCGTAAGTGCAGCTTCTGTTTCCATCGGCTGGAGCGGGGCGAAGAACCGGCATGTGTGGAAACGTGTATCGGTGATGCCCGTTACTTCGGGGATTTCAATGATCCGAACAGCACCGTTTCGAAGCTTGCAGCAAGTCCGCGCGCCTTCCGCCTCAAAGAAGAGCTTGGGACACAGCCGCGGGTCGTTTATTTGAAATAA
- the tatA gene encoding twin-arginine translocase TatA/TatE family subunit — protein sequence MLSNIGIPGLILILVLALIVFGPKKLPELGRAVGDTLREFKKSTRALTEDIEEDIKEAAAALDKNETKG from the coding sequence TTGTTATCCAATATTGGAATCCCTGGATTGATTTTAATACTTGTCCTGGCACTAATTGTTTTCGGGCCGAAGAAACTTCCGGAATTGGGCCGGGCGGTCGGTGACACTTTGAGGGAGTTCAAGAAATCAACGCGCGCCCTTACCGAGGATATTGAAGAGGACATAAAAGAAGCAGCTGCAGCTTTGGATAAAAACGAAACGAAAGGATGA